The following proteins are co-located in the Triticum aestivum cultivar Chinese Spring chromosome 1A, IWGSC CS RefSeq v2.1, whole genome shotgun sequence genome:
- the LOC123051240 gene encoding MLO-like protein 9, giving the protein MGGGEGGEGARALDQTPTWAVVAVCAVIVAVSILLEGILHHLGQWFSKRKKKALFDALEKVKSELMTLGFISLLLTVTARYISRICIPAGAADTMLPCKLSRSSEHGEGHGRRHLSEEPAYFSCPKGMVSLVSTDGLHQLHIFVFFLAVFHVTFSAITMSLGRAKTRIWKEWEKDTSSITYEFSADPSKFRLTHQTSFVRQHASCWSKSTIMLYVVSFFRQFFRSVRRTDYLTLRHGFIAAHLSPGTRFNFQKYIKRSLQDDFKTVVGISPPLWASALAVMLFNVHGWHNLFWFSTIPLIVILAVGTKLQAIIARMAVEITEKHTVIQGMPVVKLSDEHFWFGKPHMVLHLIHFALFQNAFEITYFFWIWYEFGLRSCFHDNFEFIIARICLGGVVQFVCSYITLPLHALVSQMGSSMKRTIFDEQTSKALKKWHKTVKKKQQQQQQQKGSSHASSETPTTDTPEAGRLSQCQFVAEAAPVANRHLHRYKTIAHVGATRALSDSDCSDTDAEAQTRYLIPPTKQRSLDSEVRVDVDAATPDHRDSFSFQRPPPAQNAMEK; this is encoded by the exons ATgggcggcggcgaaggcggggAGGGGGCGCGGGCGCTGGACCAGACGCCGACGTGGGCCGTGGTCGCCGTCtgcgccgtcatcgtcgccgtctcCATCCTCCTCGAGGGCATCCTCCACCACCTCGGCCAG TGGttcagcaagaggaagaagaaggcgctgTTCGACGCTCTGGAGAAGGTTAAATCCG AGCTCATGACTCTGGGCTTCATCTCGCTGCTGCTGACTGTCACGGCGAGGTACATATCGCGCATCTGCATCCCGGCGGGGGCCGCCGACACCATGCTGCCCTGCAAGCTCTCCAGGAGCTCGGAGCACGGAGAGGGCCACGGCCGACGGCACCTGTCTGAAGAGCCGGCCTACTTCTCATGCCCCAAA GGTATGGTGTCACTCGTTTCAACCGATGGGCTACACCAGCTACATATCTTCGTGTTCTTCCTGGCCGTCTTCCATGTAACGTTCAGTGCTATTACAATGTCCCTGGGCAGAGCAAAG ACGCGGATATGGAAGGAGTGGGAAAAGGATACTTCCTCCATCACCTATGAATTTTCAGCCG ATCCATCGAAATTCCGGCTCACTCACCAGACTTCTTTTGTGAGGCAGCACGCAAGCTGTTGGAGCAAAAGCACGATTATGCTCTATGTC GTGAGCTTCTTTAGGCAGTTTTTCAGATCTGTTCGGAGGACAGACTACCTGACTTTGCGGCACGGATTCATTGCT GCTCATTTATCCCCAGGGACTAGGTTCAACTTCCAAAAGTACATCAAGAGATCTTTGCAGGATGATTTCAAGACAGTTGTTGGCATTAG TCCACCTCTATGGGCTTCTGCTCTGGCTGTCATGCTCTTCAATGTTCATG GATGGCATAACTTGTTCTGGTTCTCCACAATTCCCCTTATA GTGATTTTAGCTGTTGGAACAAAGCTGCAGGCTATTATTGCAAGGATGGCTGTTGAAATTACAGAAAAACACACAGTTATTCAAGGAATGCCAGTGGTGAAACTCAGTGATGAACATTTCTGGTTCGGAAAGCCTCATATGGTTCTTCACCTTATCCATTTTGCATTATTCCAG AATGCATTTGAGATTACTTATTTCTTTTGGATTTGG TATGAATTCGGCTTGAGGTCCTGTTTCCATGACAACTTTGAGTTTATCATTGCAAGGATCTGCCTTGG GGGTGTCGTCCAATTTGTGTGCAGCTATATCACGCTTCCGCTCCATGCCCTTGTATCTCAG ATGGGATCTTCGATGAAGCGAACCATCTTCGACGAGCAGACGTCGAAGGCCCTGAAGAAGTGGCACAAGAcggtgaagaagaagcagcagcagcaacagcagcagaagGGATCATCGCATGCCTCCTCAGAGACGCCAACCACGGACACGCCCGAGGCAGGCCGGCTTAGCCAGTGCCAGTTCGTCGCCGAGGCGGCGCCGGTGGCGAACCGGCACCTCCACCGCTACAAGACCATAGCGCACGTCGGCGCCACCAGGGCGCTCTCTGACTCGGACTGCTCAGACACCGATGCCGAGGCGCAGACGAGGTACCTGATCCCGCCCACGAAGCAGAGGAGCCTGGACTCAGAGGTCCGTGTGGACGTGGACGCCGCGACGCCGGATCACCGTGATAGTTTCTCCTTTCAGAGGCCGCCGCCTGCTCAGAATGCGATGGAGAAATGA